The stretch of DNA AGTGGCAGCGATTCTTGGAAGAGAGGTTAAACTTCCAGAAACGAGCTTGGAGCCAACAAGTGAAAAAGCATCTGATTACGTTAAGGTAGTTGTTGAAGCGAAAGACGATAACCCGCTTTACGTGGCAAAAATCATTAAAAATGTAAAAATTGGTCCTTCACCACTTTGGATGCAAACACGTTTAATGTCTGCAGGCATTCGTCCGCACAATAACGTTGTCGATATTACCAACTATATTTTATTAGAATACGGTCAGCCATTACACGCATTTGATTATGATCGCCTAGGTTCAAAAGAGATTCTTGTTCGCCGTGCAAACGATGGCGAAAAGTTTGTAACACTTGATGACGTAGAACGGACACTGTCATCCGAGCATCTTGTGATTACCAATGGTACGGAGCCTGTTGCACTTGCAGGTGTCATGGGTGGTGCTAATTCTGAGGTAACTTCAGACACAACAACGGTTTTATTAGAGGCTGCTTATTTTAACGGTGGGACTGTTAGAAAAGCATCTAAGGATCATGGATTAAGAAGTGAAGCTAGTGCTCGCTTTGAAAAAGGTGTGGATCCAAACCGTGTCCGTGTAGCTGGTGAACGTGCAGCCTATTTAATGGCAAAGTATGCTGGCGGAGAAGTGTTAGAGGGAGCTTCAGAGGTGGATACACTTACTGTCGAACCAGCAGTGGTATCGATTACTCTTGAAAAAATCAATCGTGTCCTAGGCACAGAGCTTCAAATGAGCGATGTAAAGGATATCTTTGACCGTCTTCAATTCTCTGTTAGTGTAGAGCAGGATACGATTACTGTTACGGCACCAACACGCCGCGGAGATATCCGAATCGAAGAAGATTTATTAGAAGAAGTAGCTCGTCTATACGGCTATGATAACATTCCAAAGACATTACCAATCGGTTCTACTACTGCTGGAAAGCTGTCCGAGTATCAAAAGAAGCGTCGAGTGGTCCGTCAGTATCTTGAAGGAGCAGGCTTGTATCAAGCCGTTACCTATTCCTTAACAAGTGAGGAAAAAGCGGCACAATTTGCTCTTGAAAAGCGCGATACAATCCGTTTAGCAATGCCGATGAGTGAGGAACGCAGCGTGCTTCGTTTGAGCATCATGCCACAGCTGTTAGAAGTAGTAAAATATAATAGCGCTCGTCAGAACGACAGCTTAGCCGTGTATGAAACTGGTGCTGTATTCTTGGCAAATGGCGAGGATACACTTCCAACCGAAAAAGAACATGTAGCAGGTGCAGTAACTGGTCTTTGGCACAGTCATTCATGGCAGGGTGAGAAGAAGGCAGTAGATTTCTTCGTTGTAAAAGGTATTTTAGAAGGAATGTTTGCTAAGCTTGGCTTATCTGACAAAGTCCAATATGTTCAAGCACAGGTAGAAGGAATGCATCCTGGCCGTACAGCGGAAGTTCTCTTTAACGGGGAGAAAATCGGCTTTGTCGGTCAAGTACACCCAAGTGTGCAGAAAGACCTTGATTTAAAAGATACGTATGTATTCGAACTTTCCTTACAAGCGATCCTTGAAGCAGAAGCACCAGTATTACAATATGAAGCGATTCCACGCTTCCCATCTATCACAAGAGACATTGCCCTTGTG from Bacillus sp. SLBN-46 encodes:
- the pheT gene encoding phenylalanine--tRNA ligase subunit beta; this encodes MFVSYKWLQDYIDLTGVTADELAEKITKSGIEVEGVDILNEGIKGVVVGHVLEREQHPNADKLSKCLVDVGEEQPVQIICGAPNVAQGQKVAVAKVGAVLPGNFKIKRAKLRGEESNGMICSLTELGMEGKVVPKEYSEGIFVFPADAEVGVDALELLNRDDEVLELSLTPNRADCLSMLGVAYEVAAILGREVKLPETSLEPTSEKASDYVKVVVEAKDDNPLYVAKIIKNVKIGPSPLWMQTRLMSAGIRPHNNVVDITNYILLEYGQPLHAFDYDRLGSKEILVRRANDGEKFVTLDDVERTLSSEHLVITNGTEPVALAGVMGGANSEVTSDTTTVLLEAAYFNGGTVRKASKDHGLRSEASARFEKGVDPNRVRVAGERAAYLMAKYAGGEVLEGASEVDTLTVEPAVVSITLEKINRVLGTELQMSDVKDIFDRLQFSVSVEQDTITVTAPTRRGDIRIEEDLLEEVARLYGYDNIPKTLPIGSTTAGKLSEYQKKRRVVRQYLEGAGLYQAVTYSLTSEEKAAQFALEKRDTIRLAMPMSEERSVLRLSIMPQLLEVVKYNSARQNDSLAVYETGAVFLANGEDTLPTEKEHVAGAVTGLWHSHSWQGEKKAVDFFVVKGILEGMFAKLGLSDKVQYVQAQVEGMHPGRTAEVLFNGEKIGFVGQVHPSVQKDLDLKDTYVFELSLQAILEAEAPVLQYEAIPRFPSITRDIALVVNRETVSGTLKDIILTTGAPLLKEVHVFDLYEGDKMEEGKKSIAFSLKYADPERTLTDEEVTKVHSSVLKALEEKAGAVLRG